A genomic window from Bacillota bacterium includes:
- the csaB gene encoding polysaccharide pyruvyl transferase CsaB — MVISGYYGFGNCGDEAMLFAIITLLRRRIPDLRVAVLSQRPRDTAREFGVQAVPRRDVRLIIREMKDADLLLSGGGNLFQDVTSVRSVFYYAAIVLLARMLGIKICVYGQGIGPLNHRASRCLVGWVLRLANVITLRDERSLKELAALGVSRPAHVMADPVFGLGTELGDSERGRALLDAAGVYGVNEGAPPDQREPEGVVGQRPPVIGISLRRWPDLGESLESAAHLADSLAAEGWKVVFVPLQPSDVSVLNTAREKMRHPAIIMDNIKGFRDLMAVMTHLDFCVGMRLHFLIFAALFGVPSVGLSYDPKVTRFMEQVGMPAVAVGEVTAEALMRVAGGLLLNKEPARKMLNERMMKLKARAEENADLVAALLPNLR; from the coding sequence GTGGTCATTTCGGGGTACTACGGCTTTGGTAATTGCGGGGATGAGGCGATGCTTTTCGCCATTATTACCCTGCTTAGGAGGCGGATACCGGACCTGAGGGTGGCGGTGCTGTCCCAACGGCCGCGGGACACTGCCAGGGAATTTGGGGTGCAGGCGGTGCCGCGCCGGGATGTTCGTCTTATCATCCGTGAGATGAAAGACGCCGACCTGCTTTTAAGCGGCGGCGGCAACCTTTTCCAGGACGTGACCAGTGTCAGGAGCGTCTTTTATTACGCCGCCATAGTGTTGCTTGCCAGGATGCTCGGAATAAAGATTTGTGTATACGGCCAGGGGATAGGCCCCCTTAACCACCGGGCCAGCCGCTGCCTGGTCGGGTGGGTGTTAAGGCTGGCGAACGTCATCACCTTGCGTGACGAACGTTCACTCAAGGAGCTTGCGGCGCTGGGGGTCTCCAGGCCGGCCCACGTTATGGCGGATCCGGTATTCGGCCTGGGGACGGAACTCGGGGATTCGGAACGAGGCCGGGCACTCCTTGATGCCGCCGGGGTGTACGGCGTGAACGAGGGCGCGCCACCCGATCAGAGAGAGCCGGAAGGCGTGGTAGGGCAGAGGCCTCCTGTAATCGGGATTTCCCTCCGCCGGTGGCCGGACCTGGGAGAGTCCTTGGAAAGCGCGGCACATCTGGCGGACAGTCTTGCCGCCGAAGGGTGGAAGGTGGTATTCGTTCCTCTTCAGCCAAGCGACGTTTCCGTTCTCAACACGGCGAGGGAAAAGATGCGGCACCCTGCCATAATCATGGACAATATTAAAGGCTTCCGGGACTTGATGGCGGTTATGACCCATCTGGACTTTTGCGTGGGAATGCGTCTGCACTTTCTGATCTTTGCGGCGCTGTTCGGCGTTCCTTCGGTCGGTTTGAGTTATGACCCGAAGGTGACGCGCTTTATGGAACAGGTCGGGATGCCGGCGGTCGCGGTGGGTGAAGTTACAGCGGAGGCCTTGATGCGTGTTGCCGGCGGGCTGCTGTTAAACAAGGAGCCGGCAAGAAAAATGCTTAATGAACGGATGATGAAACTGAAGGCGCGAGCCGAGGAAAACGCCGATCTGGTTGCAGCCCTCCTTCCAAATTTAAGATAG
- a CDS encoding WecB/TagA/CpsF family glycosyltransferase, which translates to MLGVEIDAVTIEGAAARAAELIARGGPHQIVTLNPEYLFRARKEKDLLEIVRNAALVTADGVGIVWAARVHGFSLPERVTGIDLMLEICRKAAKAGWRVFLLGGKPGVAEEAAARLNKEIKGLQVAGAYHGYFSAADEHEPLQRIKAAHPEILFVGTGAPKQERWIHTNLQALDVPLAMGVGGSFDVLSGRARRAPVWMRRLGLEWLGRLVREPRRWRRMLVLPRFALLVLRTRPGMAGNEGFEKRDGTQ; encoded by the coding sequence TTGTTAGGAGTAGAAATCGATGCGGTAACAATAGAAGGCGCGGCAGCGCGGGCAGCGGAACTTATAGCCCGTGGCGGACCGCACCAGATTGTTACCCTGAACCCCGAGTATCTTTTCCGCGCCCGGAAGGAAAAAGACCTTTTGGAAATAGTCCGGAACGCGGCGCTGGTTACCGCCGACGGGGTCGGTATCGTCTGGGCCGCGCGGGTGCACGGGTTCAGTCTCCCGGAACGGGTAACCGGTATCGATTTAATGTTGGAAATCTGCCGTAAGGCGGCCAAGGCCGGATGGCGGGTTTTTCTTCTCGGCGGGAAGCCGGGCGTGGCCGAGGAGGCGGCTGCGCGTCTCAACAAGGAAATAAAAGGGCTTCAGGTTGCCGGCGCCTATCATGGGTACTTTAGCGCGGCGGATGAACATGAGCCGCTCCAAAGAATTAAGGCGGCCCACCCGGAGATCCTTTTTGTGGGGACGGGCGCGCCGAAACAGGAACGGTGGATTCATACAAACCTCCAGGCGCTGGACGTTCCGCTGGCCATGGGTGTGGGAGGCAGTTTTGACGTGTTAAGCGGCCGGGCGCGGAGGGCGCCTGTCTGGATGCGGCGTCTGGGGCTGGAATGGCTGGGAAGGCTGGTCCGGGAACCGCGTCGCTGGCGACGGATGCTGGTCCTTCCCCGTTTTGCGCTGCTGGTACTGCGCACCAGGCCAGGCATGGCCGGAAACGAGGGCTTCGAGAAGCGTGACGGAACGCAATAA
- a CDS encoding O-antigen ligase family protein, translating to MFPTPKPLRNELRIDPFGSSHLLRTLTGGAWLLLLPLSAYPLIDYVLRLGKTPGGLAGTWDDLLLLGGLVLVAARIAYRGLDAYRKTDLHLPLLVYFGVFLFLLLVRSPETSVGIEGLRVYLEYALWFFVGLNLPDNPRQVKTLMAFFIFFCTVAAVHGIGQYIAGVPVPASWVDQAEAGVRCRAFSVVGSPNVLGSLMALAIPVGIAGCFSAAAIRPRAAYALATVLMAICLFLTFSRGAWFAAFVGLIIFSLMRSPRLLLAVAVISIGAPIVSPGVAGRILYLFSSGYAASSQRDGRISRWQAAFEKVHQHPFVGEGFGRFGGAVATRAIPGNFYVDNFYLKTAAESGLIGLATLAFIVVSVWRAGYRAFSALSRPVEKTLAAALLSGLSAVLMHNLVENIFETPLMSTLFWLFIGLLLCLPRIEAGPPPE from the coding sequence GTGTTCCCGACACCGAAACCACTGCGAAATGAACTCCGTATTGACCCCTTCGGCTCAAGTCATTTGCTTCGCACCTTGACCGGCGGCGCCTGGCTGCTTTTGCTGCCGCTCAGCGCTTATCCCCTGATAGATTACGTCCTTCGCCTGGGGAAAACCCCCGGGGGCCTTGCAGGCACCTGGGACGATTTGCTCCTTCTCGGCGGTCTTGTCCTGGTCGCCGCCCGCATCGCTTACCGCGGACTGGATGCCTACCGGAAGACTGACCTTCATCTGCCGCTTTTAGTCTATTTCGGGGTCTTCCTTTTTTTGCTTTTGGTGCGCTCGCCGGAAACCTCCGTCGGTATTGAAGGTTTGCGGGTCTACCTGGAATATGCCCTTTGGTTCTTCGTGGGTCTCAACCTTCCGGACAACCCACGACAGGTCAAAACGTTAATGGCCTTTTTTATCTTCTTTTGCACGGTTGCGGCCGTCCACGGAATCGGCCAGTACATCGCCGGTGTTCCGGTCCCCGCAAGCTGGGTGGATCAGGCGGAAGCGGGGGTTCGCTGCCGCGCCTTCTCCGTCGTCGGAAGTCCGAACGTCTTGGGCAGCTTGATGGCGTTGGCAATCCCCGTGGGCATCGCGGGGTGTTTTTCCGCGGCCGCTATTCGTCCGCGTGCCGCCTACGCCCTTGCCACGGTACTAATGGCGATTTGTCTGTTTCTAACGTTTTCCCGCGGCGCCTGGTTTGCCGCCTTTGTCGGACTAATCATCTTCAGCCTTATGCGCAGTCCCCGCCTGCTTCTGGCTGTGGCCGTCATAAGCATCGGCGCGCCGATCGTTTCGCCGGGCGTCGCCGGCCGGATCCTCTACCTTTTTTCCTCTGGTTATGCAGCGTCCAGCCAACGCGACGGTAGGATTTCCCGTTGGCAGGCGGCCTTTGAAAAAGTACACCAGCATCCCTTTGTCGGCGAAGGGTTCGGGCGCTTCGGCGGCGCCGTAGCCACCCGCGCCATTCCCGGCAATTTTTACGTGGACAACTTCTATCTTAAAACGGCTGCCGAAAGCGGGCTTATCGGCCTGGCAACGCTTGCTTTCATCGTCGTTTCCGTCTGGCGCGCCGGTTACCGGGCGTTTTCCGCGCTGTCACGCCCCGTTGAGAAAACCCTTGCGGCTGCGCTCTTGAGCGGTCTCTCCGCCGTATTGATGCATAACCTCGTGGAGAATATTTTTGAAACCCCGCTCATGAGCACTCTCTTCTGGTTATTCATTGGCCTTCTGTTGTGTCTCCCGCGGATCGAAGCCGGTCCCCCGCCCGAGTAG
- the sleB gene encoding spore cortex-lytic enzyme translates to MTSLRVVRFILVTLVLLILLSFGLSARAQNLLLHWGVSGGEVAQVQQRLASWGYYDGPVDGVFGNATADAVRTFQWKNGIAVDGLVGPETREALGIQTAAAQEAPAVSRGAVSDRDSVTLLARLIMGEAADEPFEGKVAVGAVILNRTQNASFPHTIAGVIFQPGEFESVENGQVWRELSTEAVRAAESAVSGWDPSGGALFFWNPAKPVSAWIWSRQIISQIGNHVFAL, encoded by the coding sequence ATGACCTCACTGCGGGTGGTACGATTCATTCTGGTAACCTTAGTTTTGCTTATTCTCCTTTCCTTCGGCTTAAGCGCCCGAGCCCAGAATCTTCTCCTACACTGGGGTGTCAGCGGGGGTGAAGTCGCGCAGGTACAGCAACGTCTGGCTTCCTGGGGGTACTACGACGGGCCTGTTGACGGGGTGTTTGGAAACGCAACCGCTGATGCCGTACGTACCTTCCAGTGGAAAAACGGCATTGCCGTGGACGGGTTGGTAGGCCCGGAGACACGGGAGGCTTTGGGGATCCAGACCGCCGCCGCACAGGAAGCGCCTGCCGTTTCCCGCGGCGCTGTCTCGGACCGCGATTCGGTGACGCTCCTTGCCAGATTGATAATGGGGGAGGCGGCGGACGAACCTTTTGAGGGGAAGGTCGCGGTAGGGGCGGTCATCCTCAATAGGACGCAGAACGCTTCTTTCCCCCACACCATCGCCGGGGTAATTTTTCAACCCGGAGAGTTTGAGTCTGTTGAAAACGGCCAGGTGTGGCGGGAGCTTTCAACAGAGGCCGTCCGGGCGGCGGAATCGGCGGTATCGGGTTGGGACCCGTCAGGCGGGGCGCTGTTTTTTTGGAATCCCGCCAAGCCTGTAAGCGCGTGGATCTGGTCCCGCCAGATAATCTCGCAGATCGGCAACCATGTTTTTGCTTTATAA
- the ypeB gene encoding germination protein YpeB: MRFGALSLFFTGLIAVAFAAWGYNQYTARRSMEVSLNNRYQRAFYDLLTKTQNVEVLLGKGLVVNGREQSSAIFASVWQQSMMAQEDLGQIPVSPQLTGRTAKFLSQVGDYANTLVRRAGTGAPVTKEEWQRVKSLYNQATILNRELHQVEARVAKGGADFWEIPRAMASGSKGEMGPPQHADFRAMNREMQTYPTLVYDGPFSDHMERRNPLGLTGPVISAATARDRALAWIDRSPGTTYTAKVTGLVRGRIQSFQVQVSGRRAEAVDRATFLISKKGGHPVMLVTGRKIGAPKVGIAEAQRRAEGYLTKIGLGKMRLTYGIRQNGIATFTFAGEEQGTVIYPDLVKVSVALDNGRVTGMEASGYLMAHHARGALQPKISMEQARAFLSPNLKVENSRLAVIPTDGGNEKLTYEFKSTLGANTFLIYIDAANGEEAQVLQLFTSPDGILAM, translated from the coding sequence ATGCGCTTCGGTGCCCTTTCGCTTTTCTTTACAGGATTGATCGCCGTCGCTTTTGCGGCCTGGGGCTATAACCAGTATACAGCGCGTCGGAGCATGGAGGTAAGTTTAAACAACCGCTATCAGCGCGCTTTCTATGATTTGCTTACAAAAACTCAGAACGTTGAAGTTCTCCTGGGAAAAGGGTTGGTTGTCAATGGGCGCGAACAGTCGAGCGCCATCTTTGCCTCGGTCTGGCAGCAGTCGATGATGGCCCAGGAGGATCTAGGACAAATCCCCGTGTCGCCACAGCTCACGGGACGCACGGCAAAATTTCTTTCCCAGGTGGGGGATTACGCGAACACCCTTGTCCGGCGCGCGGGTACCGGGGCGCCGGTGACCAAGGAAGAATGGCAAAGGGTAAAAAGCCTTTATAACCAGGCCACAATTTTAAACCGCGAACTCCATCAGGTAGAGGCGCGTGTTGCAAAAGGGGGGGCGGACTTCTGGGAAATCCCGCGGGCAATGGCATCCGGAAGCAAGGGGGAGATGGGTCCGCCCCAGCACGCTGATTTCCGGGCGATGAACAGGGAGATGCAGACCTACCCGACGCTGGTTTACGACGGGCCTTTTTCCGATCACATGGAACGCAGGAACCCCCTGGGATTGACCGGGCCGGTGATTTCGGCCGCGACCGCGCGTGACCGGGCGCTGGCTTGGATCGACCGGTCTCCAGGTACGACGTACACCGCAAAGGTTACGGGGCTGGTACGCGGGCGGATACAGTCTTTCCAGGTTCAGGTCAGCGGGCGCAGAGCCGAAGCGGTTGATAGGGCGACATTCCTGATAAGTAAAAAAGGCGGGCACCCGGTGATGCTGGTAACAGGGAGAAAGATTGGCGCCCCGAAAGTCGGCATAGCCGAGGCGCAAAGACGTGCCGAAGGCTACCTGACGAAAATCGGTCTGGGGAAAATGCGCCTTACGTACGGGATAAGGCAAAACGGAATCGCCACTTTCACGTTTGCGGGCGAAGAGCAGGGGACTGTTATTTATCCGGATCTGGTAAAGGTGTCGGTGGCTCTGGACAACGGGCGGGTGACCGGCATGGAGGCCTCCGGCTATCTTATGGCCCATCATGCCAGGGGAGCCCTTCAGCCTAAAATAAGCATGGAGCAGGCCCGCGCTTTTTTGAGTCCGAACCTGAAGGTTGAAAACTCGCGGCTGGCGGTAATTCCTACAGACGGCGGAAATGAAAAGCTCACCTACGAATTCAAGAGCACCTTGGGAGCGAACACCTTCCTTATATACATCGACGCCGCCAACGGGGAGGAGGCACAGGTGCTCCAGCTTTTTACATCACCTGATGGTATCCTTGCCATGTAG
- a CDS encoding MarR family transcriptional regulator has translation MNEVESCLAKVEEVMRLFSARLKKTVVEGAGHGEESTGQGRHEELPLFAAVGGGPYYFLRILGEKGRSTVSEVAAELGVTLAAVTVLANKLVSSNWIERRRDERDRRVVRMELTREGGEVLAQAQTARKDMFLRYFTGLTAEDIKALDRIMEAVLTKLQEEEFTMRSGAAPSEE, from the coding sequence ATGAATGAGGTGGAGTCTTGCCTGGCAAAGGTAGAAGAAGTGATGAGGCTCTTTTCCGCCCGTCTGAAAAAAACAGTGGTTGAAGGGGCCGGACACGGGGAAGAATCCACCGGGCAAGGCCGCCACGAAGAACTTCCTCTTTTTGCAGCGGTAGGCGGAGGCCCGTATTATTTTTTACGGATCCTTGGAGAAAAAGGCCGGTCTACGGTATCGGAGGTTGCCGCGGAACTCGGGGTGACACTAGCCGCGGTGACGGTGCTGGCAAACAAGCTGGTGAGTTCGAATTGGATTGAACGCCGCCGTGATGAGCGAGACCGCCGGGTAGTCCGGATGGAGCTTACCCGGGAAGGGGGGGAGGTGCTGGCACAGGCGCAGACTGCTCGGAAGGATATGTTTTTGCGCTATTTTACCGGGTTGACGGCGGAGGATATAAAGGCGTTGGACCGAATTATGGAAGCGGTGTTGACAAAACTTCAGGAAGAAGAGTTCACCATGCGGTCGGGGGCGGCTCCATCTGAAGAATGA
- a CDS encoding heme o synthase: MPEGTVCLTEQRALSRWEIFKAFIELTKPRSVVLLVFTAVAPMVAAAKTTAFSWEQAAVALLAVTLACAGANAVSCYVDRDLDAAMGRTCHRPIPSGRINPPVRALYWGFILFGAALLFGWLLNVVACVCLCGGMLGYVGIYSLWLKRRSAWNIILGGFSGGLPALFGWTAVTGRIDLLPVLIAGLVVLWIPNHIWSLAIFYREEYARVQVPMLPVVTNIKKALHCLALTVLLMVALSLWIGYVGNWGVIYWATALPLGAVAVVLSGYICRRPAPVNAWRLFKFSSPYLFLLFLGMLLDSCIR, translated from the coding sequence ATGCCGGAAGGAACGGTGTGTTTAACCGAACAACGGGCGCTTAGCCGTTGGGAAATCTTTAAGGCTTTTATAGAATTGACCAAGCCCCGTTCGGTGGTGCTTTTGGTTTTTACAGCAGTGGCGCCGATGGTGGCGGCGGCGAAAACGACCGCGTTTTCCTGGGAACAGGCTGCGGTGGCGCTGTTGGCGGTAACCCTGGCGTGCGCCGGGGCGAACGCCGTAAGCTGTTACGTTGACCGGGACCTGGACGCGGCGATGGGACGGACTTGCCACCGCCCCATCCCTTCAGGGCGCATTAACCCGCCGGTGAGGGCGCTGTACTGGGGTTTTATTCTTTTTGGCGCGGCGCTTCTTTTTGGTTGGTTGCTCAACGTGGTGGCATGCGTTTGTCTTTGCGGCGGCATGCTGGGATATGTGGGGATTTACAGCCTGTGGCTTAAACGCAGGAGTGCCTGGAACATAATCCTCGGAGGCTTTTCCGGAGGCTTGCCGGCGCTCTTCGGCTGGACGGCCGTAACGGGGAGGATCGACCTTTTACCTGTTCTGATAGCGGGTCTGGTGGTCCTGTGGATCCCTAATCACATCTGGAGCCTGGCGATTTTTTACCGCGAGGAATACGCCCGGGTTCAGGTGCCCATGCTTCCGGTGGTGACAAATATTAAGAAAGCCTTGCACTGTCTTGCCTTGACTGTGCTGTTGATGGTGGCACTGTCGCTGTGGATAGGTTATGTCGGCAACTGGGGTGTTATTTACTGGGCCACCGCATTGCCTTTGGGCGCCGTGGCGGTCGTTTTAAGCGGTTATATCTGCAGGCGGCCTGCCCCGGTAAACGCCTGGCGGCTTTTCAAGTTTTCGAGCCCGTACCTTTTCCTGCTTTTCCTCGGGATGCTTCTTGATTCTTGTATACGGTAA
- a CDS encoding efflux RND transporter periplasmic adaptor subunit, with translation MAASKRVVLAVLVVMIASLAAVTFYYWYNNSRYIKTEDAYIDGIIYKAGPQLGGRLLEVRTSEGCTVEAGEVLARVDDASLPPGGNVDLTLVKAPVTGVVLKVLNRPGEVIAPSQPVIMLADMRNVFLTVNVEEGKINRVRLGEKVTFTVDGIPSRVFNGRVSEIQEAMASTYSLLPTRSTSGSFVKVIQRVPVKVLIEDPGDVPLRLNQSAAVRIHLRG, from the coding sequence GTGGCCGCGTCCAAAAGGGTTGTTTTAGCGGTTCTGGTTGTGATGATTGCCAGTCTGGCCGCAGTAACCTTCTATTATTGGTATAATAATTCCCGTTATATCAAAACCGAAGACGCTTATATCGACGGGATCATTTATAAAGCCGGACCCCAACTGGGGGGAAGGCTTCTGGAGGTGCGCACCTCCGAGGGGTGTACGGTGGAAGCCGGAGAGGTTCTGGCACGGGTTGATGACGCCTCCCTGCCCCCCGGTGGTAATGTTGATCTTACCCTGGTAAAAGCGCCGGTGACGGGGGTGGTGCTGAAGGTCCTGAACCGCCCGGGCGAGGTTATAGCACCCAGTCAACCGGTTATAATGCTGGCGGATATGCGGAACGTCTTCCTCACAGTGAATGTGGAGGAAGGGAAAATTAACCGTGTCAGACTCGGCGAGAAGGTAACCTTTACGGTCGACGGCATTCCCTCACGGGTATTTAACGGGCGTGTTTCTGAAATCCAGGAAGCGATGGCTTCTACTTATTCGCTTTTACCGACGCGAAGCACCAGCGGAAGTTTTGTAAAGGTAATCCAGCGGGTGCCCGTGAAGGTGCTCATCGAAGACCCGGGGGACGTTCCGCTGAGGCTTAATCAGAGTGCCGCAGTACGCATCCATCTCCGGGGTTAG
- a CDS encoding DHA2 family efflux MFS transporter permease subunit, with translation MPRQPGTESAHSAHLPWGALFVLILSTFMAVLDGSIVNVALPRMMAIFNASTDQIQWVLTVYLLVGGMVIPATGYLGDRFGYKTIFLGSIAFFTVTSMLCGFSWNTSSIVTARALQAVGGGMMQPLSMAMLYRIWPKDKIGMAMGVWGLTMTLAPAIGPTLGGYLVDTFSWRLIFYINLPVGVFTVLLGLLFLEETPRLSRLKLDFVGLGLISGSCFALLLALSKGQEWGWTAQSTVTLLVFSLFGLLLFFFWELQTPQPVLDVRLLKNKTYVLASIGSSLVFIALFTGVFVIPIFTQNVQGYSPMQTGLILMPAALITGVFMPVAGKLFDKMGAAFPSVLGLVIIGLVTYHLRHITADMPVHHLQLLLCIRSAGLGLAMMPLMTAGMNTIPRPKTGQASAMMSVIRQVSASFGVSLVTYVLVNRMAFHAERLTENVSVLTPLGYFNYSEIESKVAALVGSAAAKSATPGLLNGVVMKQAQVLAVGDIFLVATVLILIALPLASWLTKKRVEAEHRRQEEIFKASRGMKAPGALQNELNR, from the coding sequence ATGCCGCGCCAGCCTGGAACAGAATCAGCTCATTCGGCGCATTTGCCTTGGGGCGCTCTCTTTGTCCTTATTCTGAGCACCTTTATGGCGGTGCTGGACGGGAGCATTGTAAACGTCGCCCTGCCGCGGATGATGGCGATTTTCAACGCTTCCACCGACCAAATTCAGTGGGTCTTAACAGTTTATCTCCTCGTGGGCGGAATGGTAATACCCGCTACTGGGTACCTGGGAGACAGGTTCGGATATAAAACGATTTTCCTCGGCAGTATCGCATTTTTTACAGTAACATCCATGCTTTGCGGGTTTTCCTGGAACACGTCCTCCATCGTCACCGCCCGGGCGCTTCAGGCCGTCGGCGGCGGCATGATGCAGCCGCTGAGCATGGCTATGTTATACCGTATATGGCCTAAAGATAAGATCGGCATGGCTATGGGAGTATGGGGGTTGACAATGACCCTGGCGCCTGCTATCGGTCCGACCCTCGGCGGGTATCTTGTAGATACCTTCTCGTGGCGGCTGATTTTCTATATCAACCTTCCGGTGGGGGTATTCACCGTTCTTTTGGGCTTGCTGTTCTTAGAGGAAACACCGCGTCTTTCAAGGCTGAAGTTGGATTTCGTAGGACTAGGGCTAATAAGCGGTTCCTGCTTTGCACTTCTTCTCGCCTTGAGTAAAGGACAAGAGTGGGGTTGGACGGCCCAAAGTACGGTTACGCTCCTGGTTTTCTCTTTGTTTGGGTTGTTGCTTTTTTTCTTTTGGGAGTTACAAACGCCGCAGCCGGTCTTGGACGTTAGACTTTTGAAGAACAAAACCTACGTCCTGGCCTCAATCGGATCGAGTCTGGTGTTTATCGCTTTGTTTACCGGGGTTTTTGTGATTCCCATTTTCACGCAAAATGTTCAGGGGTATTCGCCGATGCAGACCGGGCTCATCCTTATGCCTGCTGCGCTGATTACAGGTGTATTCATGCCGGTGGCGGGAAAACTCTTCGACAAGATGGGAGCTGCGTTTCCAAGTGTGTTGGGATTGGTGATAATAGGCTTAGTCACTTACCATTTAAGACATATAACCGCCGATATGCCGGTACACCACCTTCAGCTTCTTCTCTGCATAAGGAGTGCCGGTTTAGGACTTGCGATGATGCCGCTGATGACCGCCGGGATGAACACCATTCCGCGGCCCAAAACGGGGCAGGCTTCGGCAATGATGAGCGTAATCCGGCAGGTGTCAGCCTCTTTCGGCGTCTCGCTGGTGACTTACGTTTTAGTCAACCGTATGGCTTTCCATGCGGAACGTCTTACGGAAAACGTGAGTGTATTGACGCCGCTTGGGTATTTTAACTACAGCGAGATAGAGTCCAAAGTGGCCGCACTTGTAGGATCGGCTGCTGCTAAATCGGCGACTCCCGGACTGCTGAACGGAGTGGTAATGAAACAGGCCCAGGTTTTGGCGGTAGGAGATATTTTTTTGGTGGCCACCGTGCTTATACTAATAGCGTTGCCGCTCGCGTCGTGGTTGACTAAAAAAAGGGTTGAGGCCGAGCATCGCAGGCAGGAGGAAATCTTCAAGGCCTCGCGGGGGATGAAAGCCCCGGGAGCGTTGCAAAACGAACTTAATCGGTAG
- a CDS encoding efflux RND transporter periplasmic adaptor subunit has translation MGLWKWRSDRRLPVAALWVLLLCIVLVPAVTGCASRAAKGGKSVGQVVPVTIAKAALGRLNRGDILTGRVMAAEEVNLSPKIPGRVGTVPVEVGQEVKAGQVVLTLDAPELEAAVRSAEAGLRLAEAGIEQARLGVEKAKAAQEQAQENYRLSEATYQRGKLLLEQEAISQADFETRYEQPNVNAKAGLSQAETAYKQAVDDKEHLKPAQLSASQALLATAEINAANAVLKAPISGVVSARNIDPGELSSMATPALTIVNINELTLECGASEQQVNKLKAGQEVKVFVGAVRDEPFTGEISAISPAADPKTKTYMVKVKVSNPGHLLKPGMFAETDLGVSAAAVLVPRNAVVIRNNTTAVFVVRGNKAVLRRVDTGESDGRNIVVIKGLSNGEQVVILGQERLDDGTGVSVIKQD, from the coding sequence ATGGGACTGTGGAAATGGCGGAGCGACCGCCGGTTGCCGGTGGCGGCGCTGTGGGTATTACTTTTATGTATTGTGCTCGTACCGGCCGTGACGGGATGCGCCAGCCGTGCGGCGAAGGGCGGAAAATCAGTGGGACAAGTGGTTCCTGTAACCATAGCCAAAGCCGCGCTGGGCCGGCTGAACCGCGGGGACATCTTGACCGGCAGGGTGATGGCTGCGGAAGAGGTAAACCTGAGCCCGAAGATACCCGGCAGGGTGGGAACAGTCCCGGTTGAGGTCGGCCAGGAAGTCAAGGCCGGACAGGTGGTGCTGACACTGGATGCGCCGGAGCTGGAAGCGGCGGTACGTTCGGCGGAAGCAGGATTAAGGCTGGCCGAAGCGGGTATTGAGCAGGCCCGGCTCGGTGTAGAAAAGGCCAAGGCGGCGCAGGAACAGGCGCAAGAAAACTATCGGCTGAGCGAGGCCACCTACCAACGGGGCAAACTCCTTCTTGAGCAGGAGGCGATCTCGCAGGCTGATTTTGAAACACGGTACGAGCAGCCTAATGTCAATGCCAAGGCCGGTCTGAGTCAGGCGGAAACTGCATACAAGCAGGCGGTCGACGATAAAGAGCATCTTAAGCCCGCTCAGCTAAGCGCCAGTCAGGCGCTTCTGGCCACGGCCGAGATAAACGCCGCCAACGCGGTGCTGAAGGCTCCGATCAGCGGCGTTGTATCCGCCCGGAACATAGACCCGGGCGAGCTGTCTTCTATGGCGACGCCGGCGCTTACAATCGTCAACATCAACGAGCTGACGCTGGAGTGCGGGGCGTCGGAGCAGCAGGTGAACAAGCTGAAAGCCGGTCAGGAAGTGAAGGTGTTTGTCGGCGCGGTCAGGGATGAGCCTTTTACGGGAGAAATCAGCGCCATAAGCCCGGCAGCGGACCCAAAGACCAAGACCTATATGGTAAAAGTAAAGGTTTCCAACCCCGGGCATCTGCTTAAACCCGGCATGTTTGCCGAGACCGACCTGGGTGTTTCGGCTGCGGCGGTGCTTGTGCCGCGTAACGCGGTGGTCATACGTAACAACACCACGGCGGTCTTTGTCGTGCGCGGGAATAAAGCCGTCCTGCGAAGGGTTGATACCGGTGAATCCGACGGACGAAATATCGTTGTGATAAAAGGTCTGTCAAACGGCGAGCAGGTGGTGATTTTAGGGCAGGAAAGGCTGGACGACGGCACCGGGGTATCGGTGATAAAACAAGATTAA
- the cutA gene encoding divalent-cation tolerance protein CutA translates to MVLVYITFKDLDEARRIGKLLVLERLAACVNIFPGIESFFLWEGNLEQAEEVVMVAKTAEEKVEAVTKAVLGQHSYSVPAIIVVPVIGGNADFIEWVCDVGR, encoded by the coding sequence ATGGTGCTTGTGTACATAACCTTCAAGGATCTTGATGAAGCCCGGCGTATCGGTAAGCTGTTGGTACTTGAGCGTCTCGCGGCCTGCGTTAACATTTTCCCCGGCATAGAATCGTTCTTTCTCTGGGAAGGAAATCTTGAACAGGCAGAAGAGGTCGTAATGGTGGCCAAAACCGCAGAAGAAAAAGTCGAGGCGGTAACAAAGGCCGTACTTGGTCAACATAGTTATTCGGTACCGGCGATTATTGTTGTGCCTGTTATCGGCGGCAATGCCGACTTCATAGAATGGGTATGTGATGTCGGTCGTTGA